Genomic DNA from Phyllostomus discolor isolate MPI-MPIP mPhyDis1 chromosome 12, mPhyDis1.pri.v3, whole genome shotgun sequence:
ATGTCCTTCCCGTGCAGGTGGTAGCGGCAGGTGTAGAGGCCACCATCCCCCTGGACCACTGAGTTCAGCTTAAAGACAACTCGGTCCGGGCTGGTGCTCCAAGTATCTACAAGCAGCACCTTGTCTCCACGCCGCAGCTGGAATTCCATGCCGCTCTCCAGGGGCCCCATGCAGACTAGTGAAGTTTTTCCACCACGGAGCAGGACCTCAGCAGATGCTCCCTGGAAACTCAGCTTGGGCGGTGGTGGTGCGGCTACAAGGAAGGGAGGGTAACTGGGGTGATGGAGTCCTAGATACCCTGTTCGCTTAGAAAGCCCAACCTCCAGACCTGTTGCAGCCCCAggtctccccagggcccagcagcatCTCCGCAGCATCCCACTCAGGCCTGCTGTGATCCAAGTAACTGTTTCCCAGACCCCATGCCACACACGGTATTCAGGGTTAGGGGTCAAGTTCAAGCAACTCTATGCTCCAGGAACCTCCTCTCCCAGGAAGCCCACTCATTGGTCCACATACTCACCCAGCTCCTCGACAGTCACAGTGGCACTGGGTTCAGAAGGGGTGCCTGCTGCGTGGGTCCGGTAGCTGCAACTGTAGTTGCCAGCCTGTTGGACTGGGAAGGTTGCCGCCACGTCCTGAGGGGCCTCAGCCACCTCCAGAAACTGGTCATCGCCTTTGCGCCTCAGCAGGAAGGTCACACCCCGAAGTCCCCCTCGGCACAACAGGGTCGTGTCCAGGCCTCGCGTGATCCAGGACACAGGCTTACTTGAGAGCAGGGGGGGAGGCAGCGTCTCTGCAGGTGGGGCAGGGTTGAGGGTTCTGCATGACTTAGGAGACATGGTGGCCCAGCAGGACCTGAACCATCACATTCAAGAAAATGTgggggagccagggagatggacAGGGACATAAAACAAGAGGAAGATGTGTTATgggccctactgtgtgccaggcctgccCAACGCACTTTCTAGGAACTCAGTCATTTGTTCCTCACAACCTTCTGGGGTCAGTACAAAAATCaccctcacttaaaaaaaaaaaaaccttattcatttctagagagagaggaagggagggagaaagagaggaggagaaacgtCAATCGGTTGCCTTTGCCAtggccccaaccaggaacctgtcccacaacccaggcatgtgccctgactggaagtcaaaccagtgaccatttggcttgcaggccggcacttaacccattgagccacaccagccagggctcactctcACTTTATagacgagaaaactgaggctcagagatgtcaGATGATCTCACCCAAAGTCATCTAGCCTCTCAGGGGGtcagggtgggagaggaggacaaGGTGACTGAGGAGCAGAGGACGGAAGGCTTCTCTAGCATGACCCCTCTTCACTGCTCACCTGCCCCAGTCACCTCCAGCAGGTTGCTCAGCTGGGTCCAACTATCGCCTATATCATAGCGGCAACCGTAGAGGCCACGGGTGTCAGCCGTTATTGCTCCTAGCAGGAACCGGTGTTCCTTGGTGGGTACATCAAGGTGCACACGATCCCGGAGCACCCCATCCTTGAACAGCTTGAAATCCGAGGTGAACAGGGGGGCCCGGCACGTCAATGTCATgttagcccagggttccagcagcgATTCGGCCTCTGCCCACAGGTCTGGCCGGGTCTCCAAACTGCATGGGGGCCAGGGTCAAAGCCAGGAACCAGGACATAGGCACCCCCTGTGTGCGCCCACCGCCACCAGAGCGTGTGTGTGTACACCCACCGTCCCCAATTCCCGTATGCACCCCACTGTCTTCAGGTCCCAAGTGCTCCCACCACCATGAGACCAGCCCCGAGCCACGATCCCAGACCCAGCCCTGACTCACAGGTGGCCGCTTCTGCCTCTGGGCTCAGGGAGAGACCTGCGGAGATACACCTGTGAGGCCCCCATTCCTGccctttcccaccctccctccccaggggccccaggcccagatGCCTCACCCCAGAGCAACAGGAAGACCACCAGCATGGACATGGTGGTGAGCCTCACTCCAATCCTGTGAGCATGTGAGGTCAAAAGGCTCCAGCGAGGGCCGCAGTGGGTGGaacagggcactgacctcttctgGCTGTTTATCCTTCCCCAaggccaggagggggcagggtgccTGGAGAGGTTGTTGGCTAGAGTGAACTCCTGTGGCTTCAGGAACTTCAGCAATAAGTGTGCATAGAAATGAACTGTCATAGACATGGACAagagggtggtgattgctgggggaggggctataaggggactaaatggtaatggaaaaaaaattaagattataccctttacaaaatgaatgaaattaaaagtaaataaaagtgatcattttaaaaattaatataatagccctggctggtgtggctcactggactgagcgccagcctgtgaaccgagaacttgttggttcgattcccagcctagggcacatgcctgggttgtgggccaggtccccattggggggcaTACTagaggcaccacacattgatgtgtctctccccttctttctccttcccttcccttctctaaaaataaaataaataaaaccttttttcaaaaagtcttacttaaaataaaaaaaaaaccccatgggCAAGAATGAGAATTTCCCCTCAGTTCTTGTTATTCCCAGAACAAAGATGGTTCCACCCAGCACAGCCTCTAGGATATGATATGCGACCACAGGCAATCACCCCCTCACTGAGCACCTAGGCTCAGAGTCCTCTCCTCATTCTCTGTGTTCCCTTTTCTGTGGAAGGCATATATCCTTTTATCAAATGGTCTGGAAACCTGAGCGAATTTCATGCAATTGCTTGCTGCAACGCTCCCTGCCCCACCATCGCTTTTCCATCAATTTTGCAATTTCTAACAAACAGTTCCCTGGAGTCACCCTGAGGCCTGAAATAACTTGACCAGGATCTAAAAGACGTCAGAAGCATTTAACCAAGACCCTCCACACATTTTCAGCAAGGACACTTCAGAGCAATTGAATGTGGCTCTTTTCAGGATGCTGCTGCCAACCTTCTCCAAAGGGTTACTTTGCAACTGGGCGTTGCAACCACAATGGCGGAAATGCATCAATGATCAGCGCTCAGGGGCAAAAGCCTCTTAGTGAAACTTGGACAAACTGGACTGGTTCAAGGCAGAAATGTAGAGTTGGACATGTCCCACAGATTGTGGAAGTGCCACAGACACAGCTCAGCTGTCACCACCATGCTCTTTGGAGGCTACTCATCTGTGTGGGAGGTAGGGTATGACCTGAGGTTTCTGAAACAGCCCTCACTCCAAGCACATAATAATTGCATAACCCTCCTGTCCCCTTCAGGCCTGGGGAcactggccttcaacccagggcAGGTGAGGCCATGCCTTCCTCAAAGCCTCTCAGGGTCTGGGTTGAAGACTTTATGGAGCCACATCCAGGCCCGTGAGAGTGTGGATCTTTGCGGGCTAAGGGTTCATTCCTGGGAAATCCAACACCTTCCACTGTGGCCATGGCCACTTTGTGCCTTGGTTTCTCCACCTGACAAATTaggcagctggaggacaagaCCCAAGGAGCGGGGTGCTCAGAACCCCTAGAGTGAAGAACTTCTCCAAGCAAGCACGAGAACATCTGGGTGGCACTGACCGGTGGTGTGTCACAGCCAGTGCCAGACTGTCCACGGGGCCTGTAAAGAGGGGCCCATTACCACGTAAGCCAGTGAGAGGATATGAGTGAGAAGCAGCTCTTTCCCAAacattgtggggttttttttctttaaatcctcacccaaggacatgcttattgattttagagagagtggaagggaaggacagaaacatctcccatgagagagaaacatgattggtTGCCTGTGGTTTGTAGCATGACTGGGGACAAAactcacaacacaggcatgtgtcctcagtaggaattgaacccacaacctttcagcttatgggatgatgctccaaccaactgagccacactggtcagggctcaaacATTGTGTATTTGAGTTCAAGGGCATTCTTTCTAGGTGGGAAGTGGGCTGGCTGCTCTCCTAGCCTAATATTGTGTTTCTGCCTGAGATGTTGACTGTGCAGTTTCCCAAGAACAGGAATGGGGACAAAGGCAGACTGGGGATCAAGCAGCTGTGGGCCCCACCTTCCCAGCAGCACTGAAAATCCCAGCAGTAGATGGATATGAATCTAACCTGCAACACAAACCATGCCCAGGGCTGACgaggctgagggaggggctgtCTCTAGAATGTGGATCATGAGGCCACATTTCCACTCCTAGCAGAGACATGAAAACAGGCATTCTAGCAAAAATTTGTCCACAAATCTTCACAGTAGCATTTTTTgtaaggtagaaacaacccaaatatccatcaactaatggatggataaacaacatgtggtctatctacacaatagaatattactttgcaataaaaaagaataaagcccTCATACACAGTTGGATCTCAGAaaatattatgctcagtgaaagaaaccagacacaaacatgaaagtttttattttatttttgagagcattcttttaaaaaaaagattttgtttatttatttttagagaggggaagagagggagagagggagagaaacatcaatgtgcggttgctgggggttatggcctgcaacccaggaatgtaccctggctgggaattgaacctgggacactttggttcccagcccgcgctcaatccactgagctacgccagccagggcacaagttcgttttttaaaaaataataataataaaataaaataaaatttgataaatcCCCAATCAGACtggcaggagagggggagaaagttTGGGGTAGGGTAGAAGAAACATCAGGCACAAAAGAGGTGACATTGTTACAGACCCTACAGTCATTCCAAAGTATACAGGAATATGTAAATCatccctggctggtttggctcagtggattgagtgccagcctgcaggtTGAAAGGTTATgggtacaattcccagtcagggcatatgcctggtttgcaggccaggtcctcgaTTAggggtgcgagagaggcaaccaatcaatgtttccctcctttcccttctccctaaaaataaaatcttaaaaatacaggAATATGTAAATCAGATCACACATTGAAATAGGCAAATtccttgaaaacaaaatttatcaaGTATATGTTTATCAACATATGCATGTTGATAACATGAATATATACCCACTATATGCCAGTACCTGGAGGGCCAAAttccaggcagggactgggcaAGGATTCAGTAGGGTGAGTTCCCATTGCCCCACTAAGTTGGGCAATGGGGACTCAGATCCAAAAGACAGCGGAGAACAGAGAGGAGTCCTACCCCTCTCAAAGCTTCAAGCTCTCATGTGGAAGACCTGGCCTTTGGCTGGGGACACAGGCCAGCATCACTACCTGGTGGCCACTCACACTGGAGGACAGAGCCATAAAATGCAGCCTCCTTTGAACTGCCTCCCAGTGTGGGGACTGATTTGGTCAAGGCAGTTGGGGGGTTGGGTGTGTCTGGAGCCTCAAGCTACCTACCCCACTGGCTGGGGCCCTCCAGCTGGGGAAGCAAGACTTCTTGGTGGAGGAGAAAGGTCTTGTAAAAGGTGGACCCTGGAGCCAATCATCAGCCCCTCTACCCTGAGGACCCAATCCAGGGCCTGTCCACCTTCAGGACACAGGATCCCAACCTACTTCCCTCTGTCCTGGGCATCCAGCCCCTGCAGCAACAAAAGGCAAAGTTTGCGGTCACATTTATTAATTCCTAGGAAAAATTACAGAGAGCCCTCTtgttccccccaccctctccccaggggAGTCCAGTCTCCAGCTGCAGCAGGAAGGATCTGTGCCATGCTGAACCAGGATACCCTCAGCAGCCTGGGTTTGCAGTTGGATCAGTGTCCTAGAGAAATATGACGAAAGAAATGGCAGGGGAAGGAGGCATCCTGTGTGCAATCAGGGTGGGCCTCACTGAGGCCACACAGTAAGAAGCTGTCAGGCCTCCCTCCTGTTGCTCCCTCCTGGTTGACCAAGCCACTGCCCCCCAGGGGCGGGGCTTAAGGGTTGTTTCCCTTCCTACAATTTTGACTAATTTCGGAAGAGACCAGACACACTAACCAATGTGCTGTGAACATGCGCGAGGAAGGGCACTCTGACAGAGGGCACAGTCTGGGCAAaggcagggtggggaagggcagtGGGGAAAAACCTAGGGCTCAGACCCCCAGGGGAACTTCACCTGCCACCCGGAGCTCCACTGGATCACTGAGGTCAGACACAAAGGACCAGCTGGAGTAGCGGCACGTGTAGTTGCCAGCATGTTGGGGCCCAACATAGGTCAGCACAAGATCCTCTGAGGAGGAACTTCTCGTAACCACCTCTTTGCCTTGCAGCAGCTCAAAGGTGATGTGGGACACACGGCTCAGGGGGGCCTTGCAGTGCAGGGTGGCATCATGCCCTGGGCTCACTGATCCGCTCCACAGGGGCTGgagctgaggcctggggaggggtccTGGGTGCAACAGAGGGTCAGGCCAGTTACTCCCTTGCCTCCCGCTGCTCCTGAATCCCTCCCCTGTTCTCCTCCCGCTAATGCCCAGGCCttctggcctctggcctccacACCTTTCACCTCTTTCTTGGCCCCAAATGGAGATGGCTGCCTTCACACCCTGAATACTGCACTGTACCGGTTCACTGCAACTGTATGTGTCCCTGCATCAGCCCATTCCCCAGGACCCTAGCTGTCCCCTAGACCTGGGCCCTGAACTGAGGCTTCTTGGGGATCCCCACATGTGAGGGCCCGAGGTGAGGGGAAGGAATACATAACCAAGAGAAATTATCTTCCCTGCAGAGCCTAGCGCACAGCGCAGCCTAAGGTCTAAAGGCAAGACCTGTGTGCCAATGGCTTCTGCCCAGTGGAGCCCTTGATGAGGAAATCAGAGGAACAAATAGACCCCAGGGACAGCGGACACCCGGAGGATTGCACATTAACCCTTCTCCCATGGGGAAAGGGGCACAAGGAGGTGTAAGGCTGATAAGAcaacatgggccctggctggtgtagctcagtggattgagcgtgggcctataaaccaaaaggggcacatgcctgggtggtggaccAGGCCTCCAGtagagggcgtgcaagaggcagccactcactgatgcttctctctagccttctaaaaataagtgaaatctttaagaacaagaagataaCAGGGAAACTGAAGCGCAGCGCTCACGTCCCAGATAAATAAACCAAATACGAGGCATCCCCAGGACTTCTGACACTTTCCGTAAGGATTTCCATTCTGCATTTCCATAAGGAATCGTCTATGCGGGCAATACGGAGGCCCAGAGCGCAACAAGACTTTGGCACCAAGGAAAGACGGGTACCTCACTGTGCACCCGGATGAAGGAGGCCTGTCCACTCACCGTCCACGCGCAGCTCCAGATGCTCACTGGGAGCCGAGCCTGCGAAGGGTGGTGCAATGTCTGTGTAGATGCAGCTATAATTGGCCCTGTCCAGCAGTGAGACGTCGCGCAGTTCGAATATGGCCTCATCGCCTGCGGGGCTCTGGAGACCAAGCACCTGGCGCCTATTGTTGTCCTCGCGCACCAGGGCAAAACGCAGGCCGGCCCGGGGTGCGCGGCACCGCAGCTGCACCAGCGTGCCAGGTTCTGGGCGCAGAGTCGCGGGCTCTGCCGAAAGCTTGGGCGCAGGCAGCGTCTCTGTGGAGGAACGCAGGTAACCAAGGTGCCTAgatcccccccaaccccgcccacTCCAGGACGCCCGCCCTGACTacggagggcggagggcggggggAACATATtattctcgccctggctggcgtagttcagtggattgagcgaggtcTGCGA
This window encodes:
- the LOC114510824 gene encoding alpha-1B-glycoprotein-like, which encodes MTLTCRAPLFTSDFKLFKDGVLRDRVHLDVPTKEHRFLLGAITADTRGLYGCRYDIGDSWTQLSNLLEVTGAETLPPPLLSSKPVSWITRGLDTTLLCRGGLRGVTFLLRRKGDDQFLEVAEAPQDVAATFPVQQAGNYSCSYRTHAAGTPSEPSATVTVEELAAPPPPKLSFQGASAEVLLRGGKTSLVCMGPLESGMEFQLRRGDKVLLVDTWSTSPDRVVFKLNSVVQGDGGLYTCRYHLHGKDMPWSQDSAPVELLVSDETLPAPKLSAEPATLRPEPGTLVQLRCRAPRAGLRFALVREDNNRRQVLGLQSPAGDEAIFELRDVSLLDRANYSCIYTDIAPPFAGSAPSEHLELRVDGPLPRPQLQPLWSGSVSPGHDATLHCKAPLSRVSHITFELLQGKEVVTRSSSSEDLVLTYVGPQHAGNYTCRYSSWSFVSDLSDPVELRVAGEVPLGV